One genomic region from Gossypium hirsutum isolate 1008001.06 chromosome D13, Gossypium_hirsutum_v2.1, whole genome shotgun sequence encodes:
- the LOC107920678 gene encoding uncharacterized protein YpgQ isoform X1: MSTHQSKSSFSEKSTPMAFRDTVKRAEQLVETSMKGNDASHDAPHVWRVRDLALSLAREEGLSSNPDSMEIVELAALLHDVGDYKYLRDPSEEKLVENFLEEEGIAESKKIKILSIIKGMGFKDELAGVGNQEFPPEFGVVQDADRLDAIGAIGIARCFTFGGNRNRVLHDPAIQSRLDLSKEHYMKKEEQTTVNHFHEKLLKLKDLMKTKAGLRRAEKRHKVMEEFLKQFYAEWDGKA; this comes from the exons ATGTCCACCCATCAGTCAAAATCAAGTTTCTCGGAAAAATCGACGCCAATGGCCTTCAGAGACACCGTGAAAAGGGCGGAGCAGCTGGTGGAGACGTCGATGAAGGGGAACGACGCCTCCCATGATGCCCCGCACGTGTGGAGGGTCAGAGACCTTGCCCTCTCCCTCGCACGAGAGGAAGGCCTCTCCTCCAACCCTGACTCCATGGAAATC GTGGAGCTAGCTGCACTTCTTCATGATGTAGGTGATTACAAATACTTGAG GGATCCGTCCGAGGAGAAGCTAGTTGAGAATTTTCTAGAGGAAGAAGGCATAGCTGAGagcaaaaagataaaaatattaagcatCATAAAGGGAATGG GTTTTAAAGATGAACTTGCTGGTGTGGGAAACCAGGAATTTCCCCCTGAATTTGGGGTTGTGCAAGATGCTGATCGTCTCGATGCAATTGGTGCCATAG GAATCGCTCGCTGCTTTACATTTGGTGGAAACAGAAACAGAGTGCTTCACGATCCTGCTATCCAGTCACGATTGGACTTATCCAAGGAACATTACATGAAGAAAGAGGAGCAGACTACTGTGAACCATTTCCATGAGAAGCTTCTTAAGTTAAAGGATTTGATGAAAACTAAG GCTGGACTAAGGAGGGCCGAGAAAAGGCATAAGGTCATGGAGGAATTCCTTAAACAGTTTTACGCGGAGTGGGATGGGAAGGCCTGA
- the LOC107920678 gene encoding uncharacterized protein YpgQ isoform X2, whose protein sequence is MSTHQSKSSFSEKSTPMAFRDTVKRAEQLVETSMKGNDASHDAPHVWRVRDLALSLAREEGLSSNPDSMEIVELAALLHDVGDYKYLRDPSEEKLVENFLEEEGIAESKKIKILSIIKGMGFKDELAGVGNQEFPPEFGVVQDADRLDAIGAIGIARCFTFGGNRNRVLHDPAIQSRLDLSKEHYMKKEEQTTVNHFHEKLLKLKDLMKTKFAR, encoded by the exons ATGTCCACCCATCAGTCAAAATCAAGTTTCTCGGAAAAATCGACGCCAATGGCCTTCAGAGACACCGTGAAAAGGGCGGAGCAGCTGGTGGAGACGTCGATGAAGGGGAACGACGCCTCCCATGATGCCCCGCACGTGTGGAGGGTCAGAGACCTTGCCCTCTCCCTCGCACGAGAGGAAGGCCTCTCCTCCAACCCTGACTCCATGGAAATC GTGGAGCTAGCTGCACTTCTTCATGATGTAGGTGATTACAAATACTTGAG GGATCCGTCCGAGGAGAAGCTAGTTGAGAATTTTCTAGAGGAAGAAGGCATAGCTGAGagcaaaaagataaaaatattaagcatCATAAAGGGAATGG GTTTTAAAGATGAACTTGCTGGTGTGGGAAACCAGGAATTTCCCCCTGAATTTGGGGTTGTGCAAGATGCTGATCGTCTCGATGCAATTGGTGCCATAG GAATCGCTCGCTGCTTTACATTTGGTGGAAACAGAAACAGAGTGCTTCACGATCCTGCTATCCAGTCACGATTGGACTTATCCAAGGAACATTACATGAAGAAAGAGGAGCAGACTACTGTGAACCATTTCCATGAGAAGCTTCTTAAGTTAAAGGATTTGATGAAAACTAAG TTTGCACGCTGA
- the LOC107918511 gene encoding large ribosomal subunit protein eL42, translated as MVNVPKTKKTYCKSKECRKHTLHKVTQYKKGKDSLAAQGKRRYDRKQSGYGGQTKPVFHKKAKTTKKIVLRLQCQGCKHVSQHPIKRCKHFEIGGDKKGKGTSLF; from the exons ATG GTGAACGTACCTAAGACGAAGAAGACTTATTGCAAGAGCAAGGAGTGCAGGAAGCACACTTTGCACAAGGTTACACAGTATAAGAAGGGTAAGGATAGTTTGGCTGCTCAAGGGAAGCGACGTTACGATCGCAAACAATCAGGTTATGGTGGTCAGACCAAACCAGTCTTCCACAAGAAG GCAAAGACCACCAAGAAGATTGTGCTAAGGCTGCAATGCCAGGGTTGCAAGCATGTCTCACAGCATCCGATCAAG AGGTGCAAGCACTTTGAAATTGGTGGAGACAAGAAGGGGAAGGGAACATCACTTTTCTAG
- the LOC107920787 gene encoding ATP-dependent Clp protease proteolytic subunit 2, mitochondrial, with translation MRALISSTKRLISSAIMASLSPSVHRRYSLIPMVIEHSSRGERAYDIFSRLLKERIVCINGSINDDTAHVVVAQLLFLESENPSKPIHMYLNSPGGEVTAGLAIYDTMQYIKSPINTICMGQAASMASLLLAAGAKGERRSLPNATVMIHQPSGGYSGQAKDLTIHTKQIVRVWDALNALYSKHTGQSVDVIQKNMDRDYFMTPEEAKEFGLIDEVIDRRPMALVTDAVANETKDNQDDKDSKDKGSN, from the exons ATGAGGGCCCTTATTTCAAGCACCAAACGCCTCATTTCTTCAGCTATCATGGCCTCCTTATCGCCTTCCGTCCACCGGAGATACAGCCTAATACCTATGGTGATCGAGCACTCTTCGCGTGGCGAGAGAGCTTACGACATATTCTCTCGTCTCCTCAAGGAAAGGATCGTCTGCATAAATGGATCCATCAACGACGACACTGCCCATGTTGTCGTTGCCCAGCTCCTCTTCCTCGAATCCGAAAACCCTTCCAAGCCCATCCATATGTACCTTAACTCTCCCGGCGGCGAAGTCACTGCAG GCCTTGCAATTTATGATACCATGCAATACATAAAGTCTCCAATCAACACAATCTGTATGGGGCAAGCTGCATCTATGGCTTCTCTCCTTTTAGCTGCAGGTGCCAAGGGTGAAAGGCGGTCCCTCCCCAATGCCACCGTCATGATTCATCAGCCTTCTGGTGGATACAGTGGACAGGCTAAAGACTTGACCATTCACACTAAGCAGATCGTTCGTGTTTGGGATGCATTGAACGCTTTGTATTCCAAGCACACGGGGCAATCAGTCGATGTGATTCAGAAGAATATGGATAGGGATTATTTCATGACCCCCGAAGAAGCTAAAGAGTTTGGGTTAATTGATGAAGTTATTGATCGAAGGCCAATGGCTCTGGTCACTGATGCTGTTGCTAATGAAACCAAAGATAACCAAGACGACAAAGACAGCAAAGACAAAGGTTCCAATTAG
- the LOC107920716 gene encoding uncharacterized protein isoform X1 — MLMERERRNGINTIEQYSYDTNGHYSHFCNDYSLLEKDKIQNLPSSTIPSAGFIEHPVSRFDTLAGVAIKYGVEVADIKRMNGLVTDLQMFALKTLQIPLPGRHPPSPCLSNDSTTPGRQSSANESPAKNLPVDWLDSFQSLRLKSPRRVSPAMSSLQGYYGLKPTEKKTMPEGFEMALYRKGEADYLEDGPFLKPSSSNPLSMLKRKSRSVANGFYDENGEILVDIMSAGEGKEGEPDNKSNEKLIRRRQKSEADFTARLLKEDNTGNVGFPAITAKQLALRSKAGSRMNSAAVDGFNVATTILGEECTVNGYGEVRKSSSTSCLHDHQENSSNIGSSSLSSLWPAASKWSLKPDLQALSTAGIKRPILDGFTKPMPARKNKAALD; from the exons ATgctgatggaaagggagaggcgGAATGGCATCAATACAATTGAACAGTACAGTTACGATACGAATGGCCATTACAGTCATTTTTGCAATGATTATAGTCTATTAGAGAAGGATAAGATTCAAAATTTACCCTCTTCAACGATACCGTCTGCCGGTTTCATTGAACATCCCGTTTCCCGCTTCGATACCCTCGCCGGCGTCGCCATCAAGTACGGCGTTGAG GTAGCTGACATAAAAAGGATGAATGGACTGGTTACAGATCTTCAAATGTTTGCTCTTAAGACACTCCAGATCCCTTTACCAGGGCGGCATCCACCATCACCTTGCTTGTCAAATGATTCCACCACACCAGG CAGACAAAGCAGTGCCAATGAATCCCCAGCAAAAAATTTGCCAGTCGATTGGCTCGACTCGTTCCAGTCTTTGAGATTGAAGAGTCCTCGAAGGGTCTCCCCGGCAATGAGCTCATTGCAAGGGTACTATGGCCTTAAACCAACAGAAAAAAAGACCATGCCCGAAGGTTTTGAAATGGCACTATACAGGAAGGGTGAAGCTGATTATTTGGAAGATGGTCCGTTCCTTAAACCCTCATCTTCCAACCCTCTTTCGATGCTTAAACGGAAGTCTAGAAGTGTAGCTAATGGATTTTACGATGAGAATGGTGAAATCCTGGTAGATATCATGTCTGCAGGAGAGGGCAAAGAAGGCGAACCTGATAATAAATCCAATGAGAAACTTATTAGAAGACGGCAGAAATCCGAGGCCGACTTTACTGCCCGCCTATTGAAGGAAGATAACACTGGCAACGTAGGGTTTCCAGCGATAACCGCGAAACAGCTGGCACTGAGATCAAAAGCAGGAAGCCGGATGAATTCCGCGGCAGTCGATGGGTTCAATGTGGCAACAACAATTTTAGGAGAAGAATGCACGGTCAATGGATATGGGGAAGTGAGGAAATCATCGAGCACATCTTGTTTGCACGATCATCAGGAAAACAGCAGCAATATCGGTAGTAGTAGTTTGTCATCGCTGTGGCCGGCAGCGTCAAAGTGGAGCTTGAAGCCTGATTTGCAAGCACTTTCAACTGCAGGCATCAAGAGACCTATTCTTGATGGGTTTACGAAACCCATGCCCGCTCGTAAAAACAAAGCGGCGCTTGATTAG
- the LOC107920716 gene encoding uncharacterized protein isoform X2 — MLMERERRNGINTIEQYSYDTNGHYSHFCNDYSLLEKDKIQNLPSSTIPSAGFIEHPVSRFDTLAGVAIKYGVEVADIKRMNGLVTDLQMFALKTLQIPLPGRHPPSPCLSNDSTTPGQSSANESPAKNLPVDWLDSFQSLRLKSPRRVSPAMSSLQGYYGLKPTEKKTMPEGFEMALYRKGEADYLEDGPFLKPSSSNPLSMLKRKSRSVANGFYDENGEILVDIMSAGEGKEGEPDNKSNEKLIRRRQKSEADFTARLLKEDNTGNVGFPAITAKQLALRSKAGSRMNSAAVDGFNVATTILGEECTVNGYGEVRKSSSTSCLHDHQENSSNIGSSSLSSLWPAASKWSLKPDLQALSTAGIKRPILDGFTKPMPARKNKAALD; from the exons ATgctgatggaaagggagaggcgGAATGGCATCAATACAATTGAACAGTACAGTTACGATACGAATGGCCATTACAGTCATTTTTGCAATGATTATAGTCTATTAGAGAAGGATAAGATTCAAAATTTACCCTCTTCAACGATACCGTCTGCCGGTTTCATTGAACATCCCGTTTCCCGCTTCGATACCCTCGCCGGCGTCGCCATCAAGTACGGCGTTGAG GTAGCTGACATAAAAAGGATGAATGGACTGGTTACAGATCTTCAAATGTTTGCTCTTAAGACACTCCAGATCCCTTTACCAGGGCGGCATCCACCATCACCTTGCTTGTCAAATGATTCCACCACACCAGG ACAAAGCAGTGCCAATGAATCCCCAGCAAAAAATTTGCCAGTCGATTGGCTCGACTCGTTCCAGTCTTTGAGATTGAAGAGTCCTCGAAGGGTCTCCCCGGCAATGAGCTCATTGCAAGGGTACTATGGCCTTAAACCAACAGAAAAAAAGACCATGCCCGAAGGTTTTGAAATGGCACTATACAGGAAGGGTGAAGCTGATTATTTGGAAGATGGTCCGTTCCTTAAACCCTCATCTTCCAACCCTCTTTCGATGCTTAAACGGAAGTCTAGAAGTGTAGCTAATGGATTTTACGATGAGAATGGTGAAATCCTGGTAGATATCATGTCTGCAGGAGAGGGCAAAGAAGGCGAACCTGATAATAAATCCAATGAGAAACTTATTAGAAGACGGCAGAAATCCGAGGCCGACTTTACTGCCCGCCTATTGAAGGAAGATAACACTGGCAACGTAGGGTTTCCAGCGATAACCGCGAAACAGCTGGCACTGAGATCAAAAGCAGGAAGCCGGATGAATTCCGCGGCAGTCGATGGGTTCAATGTGGCAACAACAATTTTAGGAGAAGAATGCACGGTCAATGGATATGGGGAAGTGAGGAAATCATCGAGCACATCTTGTTTGCACGATCATCAGGAAAACAGCAGCAATATCGGTAGTAGTAGTTTGTCATCGCTGTGGCCGGCAGCGTCAAAGTGGAGCTTGAAGCCTGATTTGCAAGCACTTTCAACTGCAGGCATCAAGAGACCTATTCTTGATGGGTTTACGAAACCCATGCCCGCTCGTAAAAACAAAGCGGCGCTTGATTAG